A region of Paraburkholderia largidicola DNA encodes the following proteins:
- a CDS encoding FadR/GntR family transcriptional regulator yields MKNVPHTVTDSAISTIRERIEGGVYPVGSLLPAQRQLSEELDISRASLREALSTLEALGLLTIRPGKGVYVQSTKASSAHPWRFADQSSLPDTYQMRFALEGFVARMAALAIGDDDVEWFEDNIASLHTALTNGELDDAAQLDFDFHMRIVAIAGNAAIESILRSSADIMKESQRMPFYRRELVLTTYHEHRAILDALKARDPHVAGLAIEKHIANAAQRAGVYFPTPQV; encoded by the coding sequence ACTCCGCCATCTCGACGATTCGCGAGAGGATCGAGGGCGGCGTTTATCCCGTCGGCAGTTTGTTGCCGGCGCAGCGGCAATTGTCGGAGGAACTGGATATCAGTCGCGCGTCTTTGCGCGAAGCGCTATCGACGCTCGAGGCGCTCGGGCTGTTGACTATTCGCCCCGGCAAGGGCGTGTATGTGCAATCGACGAAGGCGTCGTCGGCGCATCCCTGGCGTTTCGCGGATCAGTCGTCGCTGCCGGATACTTATCAGATGCGCTTCGCGCTGGAAGGGTTTGTCGCGAGGATGGCTGCGCTGGCGATTGGCGATGATGATGTCGAGTGGTTCGAGGACAATATTGCTTCGTTACACACAGCGCTGACCAATGGCGAACTCGACGATGCCGCGCAGCTTGATTTTGACTTTCATATGCGGATCGTTGCGATTGCGGGCAATGCTGCTATCGAGTCGATTTTGCGTAGTAGCGCTGACATCATGAAGGAGAGTCAGCGGATGCCGTTCTATCGGCGTGAGCTTGTGCTGACTACTTATCATGAGCATCGTGCGATTCTCGATGCGCTAAAGGCGCGCGATCCGCATGTGGCTGGTCTGGCCATCGAGAAGCATATTGCGAATGCGGCGCAACGCGCTGGGGTTTATTTTCCTACGCCGCAGGTTTGA